The genomic interval CGTTATGGACGCCGGAGCCAAAATGGATATATTAAACAAGCGAGGCAGCATCATGCTCAATGTGCGGGATCTTTTCAACCAACGACGCTGGGGCGGCACAACGTCTACCGCACAATTTTCACAGGAATTTGAAAGGCGCTGGATGCGAAGAATGGTTACGCTGTCGCTAAGTTATCGTTTCGGAAGAAGTGATTTTAACACAAAACAACGCGATCGCAATCAAGAAGAAAGTTTTGGAAATGACGAGCCTCAGTTCTAAAATTTCTTTTCTACGACTTTGGGTAAAAAAATGTAGCTTTGGGGAAACAAGAAATTAAAACATCATGAACTTACATTTGGCATTAAAACATCTGCACTCAGGATGGCGTTATGTTGCTTTGTTATTAATTATACTCGCAATTATTAGTGCATTCTCTGGTTGGTTTGGAAAAAACAACTATACTGAAGGCAACCGAAAACTTAACCTGTTTACGTTAATAGCTTTCCATTTACAAGCATTAATTGGCATCATTCTCTATTTTGTAAGTCCAAAAGTCAGATTGGACGATATGGCCATGGCGATGAAAGACAGTATTAGCAGATATTGGACCGTCGAGCACCTGTTTATGATGCTTATTGCCGTTATACTCATTACCATTGGACACTCCAAATCGAAAAAGATTGCTGCTTCATTTCAAAAGCATAAAACCATTGCGATCTTCTATACACTCGCACTAATCATTGTAATT from Pedobacter indicus carries:
- a CDS encoding cytochrome B, which codes for MNLHLALKHLHSGWRYVALLLIILAIISAFSGWFGKNNYTEGNRKLNLFTLIAFHLQALIGIILYFVSPKVRLDDMAMAMKDSISRYWTVEHLFMMLIAVILITIGHSKSKKIAASFQKHKTIAIFYTLALIIVIVGVSMSGIPIWAMS